From a region of the Narcine bancroftii isolate sNarBan1 chromosome 5, sNarBan1.hap1, whole genome shotgun sequence genome:
- the LOC138765449 gene encoding gastrula zinc finger protein XlCGF8.2DB-like has protein sequence MPSLWLLYGKGFTHTSNLLAHREKPFIFPECSNGFTQISNLLRHLKIHSSDTLFHVHTGEKPFTCSECGKNFTPTSDLLTHTGERPFTCSKCGKDFTQTSHLRTHQRVHTGERPFTCLSCNKSFTQSAALLKHQGVHK, from the exons atgccttctttgtggttgctg tacggcaagggcttcacccataCATCCAACCTGCTGGCCCACAGAGAAAAGCCGTTCATCTTCCCTGAGTGCAGCAATGGCTTCACCCAGATCTCCAACCTGCTGAGACACCTGAAGATTCACAGCAGTGACACACTGTTC CATGTCCACACTGGAGAgaagccattcacctgctccGAGTGTGGCAAGAACTTCACTCCAACCTCTGACCTGCTGactcacactggggagaggccattcacttGTTCCAAATGCGGGAAGGACTTCACCCAAACCTCCCACCTGAgaacccaccagcgggtccacacaggtgagaggcccttcacctgcttgAGCTGCAACAAGAGCTTCACCCAGTCAGCCGCTCTGTTGAAGCACCAGGGGGTCCACAAATGA